In Mytilus trossulus isolate FHL-02 chromosome 6, PNRI_Mtr1.1.1.hap1, whole genome shotgun sequence, a single window of DNA contains:
- the LOC134721924 gene encoding zinc finger protein 341-like isoform X2, which translates to MDSQTAVAVQSLLESQTLPEPIQTTGEEEDVFQCGKCKRQFTTLGAFINHKQSRCVLQRQLSASQNVINHNSLLQAVNRAPQLMQAPFSQAGTLPAYATVSQSPLTQNMVLTDELMSFASVDQTLGASTIQLQQGAALQASGPLLSQVGSFNTRTSNVTILNALNTTSTLPSTSAFTSTVTANQVPLQNVMFTALPEKPITQTVTKPSPTKAGRKSAQASMVNAASNEDPAILRRKKPGETEEKKKLRCQYCDKAFAKNFDLQQHIRAHTGEKPFQCIVCGRAFAQKSNVKKHMSTHKVWPTGAGSTLPQQSPTQVSQIEVPVEEPPPPPPTSEVEPEDLQDNHMIEHFEKGDKKNILVIDNSYICQYCNEKFKSYFQLKTHMIKHKSEQVYKCVQKDCSLSFKDLDAFLQHVKSHENELQYRCHMCNKFFSSLYELGVHQYTHSLYPNHPVKPGPRHFQCTKCMNKYSSPEALEHHMATSSHSHPCPYCEKVFTCERYLRRHLPSHGSEGQFQCTICQKRFKAEHYLKMHQMIHSGEKPFSCQQCGASFNRKDKLKRHMTIHDTAKRFKCPFKSYTGCDKEFNRPDKLKAHIITHSGVRPFECKDCGKTFSRRPHLREHERGHVADYKFKCESCGKGFWRPKTFKDHKCQPLKPGQTRVYVYRHRNRRKVGRPKKRMITVTKDSLNKASEINTRKRRNRTVVSHDQNTEEESQSTEAAHEQDQAEMHNTPSRGRIIIQPHETDFSLKPEQDFQQQMNPPDRLMEGDVSSVDKQDFCVKVIPPENLLNQQYVTVHIQNPHAGQSEFQTHLLPTSTAQMLSSNVASMPITIIETQRGTMLPVHVASVEGATDGDALPLQVTAMSGMGVHGAMVSGVGPCISVEELVPVQVTLQDDNDAMVENGIVVSSAGQHHQQSYVNQLEDFVGSEGDPVLQGTESILKAHAEILQSAHH; encoded by the exons ATGGACAGCCAGACTGCGGTAGCAGTGCAGTCATTGTTGGAGTCCCAAACTTTACCAGAGCCTATACAGACCACAG GAGAAGAAGAGGATGTTTTTCAATGTGGTAAATGTAAAAGACAGTTTACTACACTGGGAGCCTTCATCAATCATAAACAATCTAGATGTGTACTACAAAGACAACTTAGTGCAAGCCAGAATGTTATCAATCACAACTCATTACTGCAAGCAGTTAACAGAGCTCCACAACTCATGCAG GCTCCATTCTCACAAGCTGGTACCCTGCCTGCCTATGCTACTGTATCCCAATCTCCACTCACACAGAACATGGTGTTAACTGATGAACTTATGTCATTTGCCAGTGTCGACCAGACCCTAGGAGCATCTACAATACAACTT CAACAAGGTGCAGCACTACAAGCAAGTGGGCCACTGTTGTCACAAGTTGGATCCTTCAACACCCGGACCTCTAATGTGACAATATTGAATGCCCTCAATACCACATCCACACTACCTTCTACCTCCGCCTTTACAAGTACTGTAACAGCCAATCAGGTTCCACTACAGAATGTCATGTTTACTGCGTTACCAGAGAAACCCATTACACAAACTGTGACTAAACCAAGTCCAACAAAAGCTG GTAGGAAATCAGCACAAGCTAGTATGGTTAATGCTGCCTCTAATGAAGATCCAGCTATTTTAAGGAGAAAAAAACCTGGCGAAACTGAAGAGAAGAAAAAGTTACGATGCCAGTACTGTGACAAAGCATTTGCTAAAAACTTTGATTTACAACAACACATTAGAGCACACACAGGAGAGAAACCATTTCAATGTATTGTGTGTGGACGTGCCTTTGCTCAGAAATCTAATGTTAAAAAACACATGTCAACACATAAG GTTTGGCCAACAGGTGCTGGTTCCACCTTACCTCAGCAGTCACCAACTCAGGTATCACAGATAGAGGTTCCAGTAGAAGAACCGCCTCCTCCACCTCCAACCTCGGAGGTAGAACCAGAAGATCTTCAGGACAATCACATG ATTGAGCATTTTGAAAAGGGAGACAAAAAGAACATTTTGGTGATAGATAATTCATACATATGCCAATACTGTAACGAGAAGTTCAAATCTTACTTCCAGTTAAAGACACATATGATTAAACATAAAAGTGAACAG gtGTACAAATGTGTACAGAAAGACTGCAGTCTCAGCTTTAAAGATTTAGATGCCTTTCTACAGCATGTTAAATCACATGAGAATGAACTACAATACAGATGTCACATGTGTAATAAATTCTTCTCATCACTTTATGAACTTGGTGTACACCAATACACACACAGCTTATATCCAAATCATCCAGTTAAACCGGGTCCAAG ACATTTCCAGTGTACCAAGTGCATGAACAAATATTCTTCCCCCGAGGCATTAGAACATCACATGGCTACTTCCTCACACTCTCATCCCTGTCCTTATTGTGAAAAAGTCTTCACTTGTGAGAGATATCTCAGACGGCATTTACCATCTCATGGATCTGAAG GTCAGTTCCAGTGTACTATCTGTCAGAAGAGGTTTAAAGCAGAACATTATCTTAAAATGCATCAAATGATCCACAGTGGGGAGAAACCCTTCTCCTGTCAGCAGTGTGGAGCTTCATTCAACAGGAAAGACAAACTTAAACGTCACATGACCATACATGATACTGCTAAAAGGTTTAAATGTCCATTCAAAAGTTATACAG GTTGTGATAAGGAATTCAACAGACCTGACAAGTTAAAGGCCCACATCATCACACATAGTGGGGTTAGACCTTTTGAATGTAAGGATTGTGGAAAAACATTTAGTCGTAGACCACATCTAAGGGAGCATGAACGTGGACACGTTGCAGATTACAAATTTAAGTGTGAGTCATGTGGTAAGGGATTCTGGAGACCAAAGACATTCAAAGATCACAAATGTCAGCCATTAAAACCAGGTCAGACACGTGTATATGTTTATAGACATAGAAATAGAAGGAAAGTTGGAAGGCCTAAGAAACGTATGATTACagtaacaaaagattctttaaATAAGGCATCGGAAATAAATactagaaaaagaagaaatagaaCTGTAGTCAGTCATGATCAGAACACGGAAGAGGAATCTCAAAGCACTGAAGCTGCTCATGAACAGGATCAAGCTGAAATGCATAATACACCAAGTAGAGGTAGAATTATCATTCAACCACATGAAACAGATTTCAGTTTAAAACCAGAACAAGATTTTCAACAGCAGATGAATCCACCTGATAGATTAATGGAAGGCGACGTGTCTTCTGTGGATAAGCAGGACTTCTGTGTCAAGGTCATACCACCagaaaatttgctgaatcagcaatatGTCACAGTTCACATACAGAATCCACATGCGGGCCAATCAGAATTTCAGACACATCTTTTACCAACATCAACAGCACAAATGTTATCTTCAAATGTAGCCTCAATGCCAATAACAATTATAGAAACCCAGAGAGGAACAATGTTACCAGTACATGTGGCATCTGTTGAAGGAGCCACTGATGGTGATGCACTGCCACTGCAAGTAACAGCTATGAGTGGCATGGGGGTGCATGGAGCCATGGTTTCTGGTGTTGGGCCCTGTATATCGGTGGAAGAATTGGTTCCAGTTCAAGTGACGCTACAAGATGACAATGATGCTATGGTGGAGAATGGTATAGTTGTTTCATCAGCTGGTCAGCATCACCAACAATCATACGTTAATCAACTAGAAGATTTTGTGGGCTCAGAAGGGGACCCTGTCCTTCAGGGGACAGAGAGTATACTTAAAGCTCATGCAGAAATTCTTCAGTCTGCTCATCATTAA
- the LOC134721924 gene encoding zinc finger protein 341-like isoform X1, with translation MAHAFLETFTVGMDSQTAVAVQSLLESQTLPEPIQTTGEEEDVFQCGKCKRQFTTLGAFINHKQSRCVLQRQLSASQNVINHNSLLQAVNRAPQLMQAPFSQAGTLPAYATVSQSPLTQNMVLTDELMSFASVDQTLGASTIQLQQGAALQASGPLLSQVGSFNTRTSNVTILNALNTTSTLPSTSAFTSTVTANQVPLQNVMFTALPEKPITQTVTKPSPTKAGRKSAQASMVNAASNEDPAILRRKKPGETEEKKKLRCQYCDKAFAKNFDLQQHIRAHTGEKPFQCIVCGRAFAQKSNVKKHMSTHKVWPTGAGSTLPQQSPTQVSQIEVPVEEPPPPPPTSEVEPEDLQDNHMIEHFEKGDKKNILVIDNSYICQYCNEKFKSYFQLKTHMIKHKSEQVYKCVQKDCSLSFKDLDAFLQHVKSHENELQYRCHMCNKFFSSLYELGVHQYTHSLYPNHPVKPGPRHFQCTKCMNKYSSPEALEHHMATSSHSHPCPYCEKVFTCERYLRRHLPSHGSEGQFQCTICQKRFKAEHYLKMHQMIHSGEKPFSCQQCGASFNRKDKLKRHMTIHDTAKRFKCPFKSYTGCDKEFNRPDKLKAHIITHSGVRPFECKDCGKTFSRRPHLREHERGHVADYKFKCESCGKGFWRPKTFKDHKCQPLKPGQTRVYVYRHRNRRKVGRPKKRMITVTKDSLNKASEINTRKRRNRTVVSHDQNTEEESQSTEAAHEQDQAEMHNTPSRGRIIIQPHETDFSLKPEQDFQQQMNPPDRLMEGDVSSVDKQDFCVKVIPPENLLNQQYVTVHIQNPHAGQSEFQTHLLPTSTAQMLSSNVASMPITIIETQRGTMLPVHVASVEGATDGDALPLQVTAMSGMGVHGAMVSGVGPCISVEELVPVQVTLQDDNDAMVENGIVVSSAGQHHQQSYVNQLEDFVGSEGDPVLQGTESILKAHAEILQSAHH, from the exons ATGGCTCATGCATTTCTAGAAACGTTCACAG TTGGAATGGACAGCCAGACTGCGGTAGCAGTGCAGTCATTGTTGGAGTCCCAAACTTTACCAGAGCCTATACAGACCACAG GAGAAGAAGAGGATGTTTTTCAATGTGGTAAATGTAAAAGACAGTTTACTACACTGGGAGCCTTCATCAATCATAAACAATCTAGATGTGTACTACAAAGACAACTTAGTGCAAGCCAGAATGTTATCAATCACAACTCATTACTGCAAGCAGTTAACAGAGCTCCACAACTCATGCAG GCTCCATTCTCACAAGCTGGTACCCTGCCTGCCTATGCTACTGTATCCCAATCTCCACTCACACAGAACATGGTGTTAACTGATGAACTTATGTCATTTGCCAGTGTCGACCAGACCCTAGGAGCATCTACAATACAACTT CAACAAGGTGCAGCACTACAAGCAAGTGGGCCACTGTTGTCACAAGTTGGATCCTTCAACACCCGGACCTCTAATGTGACAATATTGAATGCCCTCAATACCACATCCACACTACCTTCTACCTCCGCCTTTACAAGTACTGTAACAGCCAATCAGGTTCCACTACAGAATGTCATGTTTACTGCGTTACCAGAGAAACCCATTACACAAACTGTGACTAAACCAAGTCCAACAAAAGCTG GTAGGAAATCAGCACAAGCTAGTATGGTTAATGCTGCCTCTAATGAAGATCCAGCTATTTTAAGGAGAAAAAAACCTGGCGAAACTGAAGAGAAGAAAAAGTTACGATGCCAGTACTGTGACAAAGCATTTGCTAAAAACTTTGATTTACAACAACACATTAGAGCACACACAGGAGAGAAACCATTTCAATGTATTGTGTGTGGACGTGCCTTTGCTCAGAAATCTAATGTTAAAAAACACATGTCAACACATAAG GTTTGGCCAACAGGTGCTGGTTCCACCTTACCTCAGCAGTCACCAACTCAGGTATCACAGATAGAGGTTCCAGTAGAAGAACCGCCTCCTCCACCTCCAACCTCGGAGGTAGAACCAGAAGATCTTCAGGACAATCACATG ATTGAGCATTTTGAAAAGGGAGACAAAAAGAACATTTTGGTGATAGATAATTCATACATATGCCAATACTGTAACGAGAAGTTCAAATCTTACTTCCAGTTAAAGACACATATGATTAAACATAAAAGTGAACAG gtGTACAAATGTGTACAGAAAGACTGCAGTCTCAGCTTTAAAGATTTAGATGCCTTTCTACAGCATGTTAAATCACATGAGAATGAACTACAATACAGATGTCACATGTGTAATAAATTCTTCTCATCACTTTATGAACTTGGTGTACACCAATACACACACAGCTTATATCCAAATCATCCAGTTAAACCGGGTCCAAG ACATTTCCAGTGTACCAAGTGCATGAACAAATATTCTTCCCCCGAGGCATTAGAACATCACATGGCTACTTCCTCACACTCTCATCCCTGTCCTTATTGTGAAAAAGTCTTCACTTGTGAGAGATATCTCAGACGGCATTTACCATCTCATGGATCTGAAG GTCAGTTCCAGTGTACTATCTGTCAGAAGAGGTTTAAAGCAGAACATTATCTTAAAATGCATCAAATGATCCACAGTGGGGAGAAACCCTTCTCCTGTCAGCAGTGTGGAGCTTCATTCAACAGGAAAGACAAACTTAAACGTCACATGACCATACATGATACTGCTAAAAGGTTTAAATGTCCATTCAAAAGTTATACAG GTTGTGATAAGGAATTCAACAGACCTGACAAGTTAAAGGCCCACATCATCACACATAGTGGGGTTAGACCTTTTGAATGTAAGGATTGTGGAAAAACATTTAGTCGTAGACCACATCTAAGGGAGCATGAACGTGGACACGTTGCAGATTACAAATTTAAGTGTGAGTCATGTGGTAAGGGATTCTGGAGACCAAAGACATTCAAAGATCACAAATGTCAGCCATTAAAACCAGGTCAGACACGTGTATATGTTTATAGACATAGAAATAGAAGGAAAGTTGGAAGGCCTAAGAAACGTATGATTACagtaacaaaagattctttaaATAAGGCATCGGAAATAAATactagaaaaagaagaaatagaaCTGTAGTCAGTCATGATCAGAACACGGAAGAGGAATCTCAAAGCACTGAAGCTGCTCATGAACAGGATCAAGCTGAAATGCATAATACACCAAGTAGAGGTAGAATTATCATTCAACCACATGAAACAGATTTCAGTTTAAAACCAGAACAAGATTTTCAACAGCAGATGAATCCACCTGATAGATTAATGGAAGGCGACGTGTCTTCTGTGGATAAGCAGGACTTCTGTGTCAAGGTCATACCACCagaaaatttgctgaatcagcaatatGTCACAGTTCACATACAGAATCCACATGCGGGCCAATCAGAATTTCAGACACATCTTTTACCAACATCAACAGCACAAATGTTATCTTCAAATGTAGCCTCAATGCCAATAACAATTATAGAAACCCAGAGAGGAACAATGTTACCAGTACATGTGGCATCTGTTGAAGGAGCCACTGATGGTGATGCACTGCCACTGCAAGTAACAGCTATGAGTGGCATGGGGGTGCATGGAGCCATGGTTTCTGGTGTTGGGCCCTGTATATCGGTGGAAGAATTGGTTCCAGTTCAAGTGACGCTACAAGATGACAATGATGCTATGGTGGAGAATGGTATAGTTGTTTCATCAGCTGGTCAGCATCACCAACAATCATACGTTAATCAACTAGAAGATTTTGTGGGCTCAGAAGGGGACCCTGTCCTTCAGGGGACAGAGAGTATACTTAAAGCTCATGCAGAAATTCTTCAGTCTGCTCATCATTAA